A genomic window from Anthocerotibacter panamensis C109 includes:
- a CDS encoding metal ABC transporter ATP-binding protein, producing MLQVTDLTVRYGPTTALENITLDLPSHRVVGIIGPNGAGKSTLIKAMLGLVPVVQGQVLLSGKPLVPQRKRVAYVPQRSAIDWDFPATVTDVVAMGLTPYLNWSANFGEEQRALVSEALGRVRMESFSKQRIGELSGGQQQRVFLARALVQQEVAVYMFDEPFIGVDQTTEQVILDVFDQLRAEGKLVLVVNHDLGQVVKRYDDILMLRTDLVCYGPREQVFNAENLNRAYAGQVALV from the coding sequence ATGCTTCAGGTCACTGACCTCACGGTTCGCTACGGTCCCACGACCGCCCTCGAAAACATCACCCTGGACCTGCCCAGCCATCGTGTCGTCGGCATTATTGGCCCCAACGGGGCGGGCAAGAGTACCCTCATCAAGGCGATGCTGGGGCTGGTCCCCGTCGTGCAGGGGCAGGTCCTCCTCAGCGGGAAGCCGCTCGTCCCGCAGCGCAAGCGCGTGGCCTATGTACCGCAGCGCTCGGCTATCGATTGGGATTTCCCGGCGACTGTAACCGATGTCGTGGCGATGGGGCTCACTCCCTACCTGAACTGGTCTGCCAATTTTGGAGAGGAACAACGCGCTCTAGTCAGCGAAGCTCTGGGACGGGTACGTATGGAATCCTTCAGCAAACAGCGCATCGGGGAGTTGTCGGGAGGACAGCAGCAACGGGTTTTTCTGGCCCGTGCTCTGGTACAACAGGAAGTAGCTGTCTATATGTTCGACGAACCCTTTATCGGCGTTGACCAGACTACCGAACAGGTGATCCTGGATGTCTTTGACCAATTGCGTGCTGAAGGGAAACTCGTCTTGGTCGTCAATCACGACCTCGGACAGGTAGTCAAACGCTACGACGACATTCTTATGCTCAGGACGGATTTGGTCTGCTATGGACCGCGCGAGCAAGTCTTTAACGCAGAAAACCTCAACCGGGCCTACGCAGGTCAGGTTGCGCTGGTCTAG
- a CDS encoding DUF7453 family protein: MVSKSLQWTLQTLTAGLWLSIFSGAPAQAVGVSFTQVASTSSSFSSLGSNASINNAGTIVFQGSLSSGGNGIFTGDGGTLTTIATTGSSFSSFGNTASINSAGTVAFSANSATGQGVFTGGGGALTPIADNSGTFLFFNTSPAINDSGTVAFGALFGIANTGIFAGNGGVLTTIATDSGPFAGFSNTVAINNSGTVAFRALLDAGVNGEGIFSVNGGATTTIVDNLNGAFSSFGNPSLSSVGSTSFLATTSTGAGVYSVSGGALVTIADNFSANTPFQGFVGGNGTAINSLGTVAFRANLRGGGGGIFVGSDPLTDSVIRIGDALFGSTVTNLQLGSQSLNDNNQLTFLATLADGRQVLTRADIPNTQTVPEPASLVGMAALGLWGTFAARKKK; this comes from the coding sequence ATGGTCAGCAAATCCCTCCAATGGACCCTCCAGACCCTGACAGCAGGGCTATGGTTGAGTATTTTCAGTGGTGCTCCAGCTCAAGCTGTGGGCGTTTCTTTCACCCAAGTCGCCAGTACGAGTAGTTCCTTTTCCAGTCTTGGGAGTAACGCGTCGATCAATAACGCGGGGACCATAGTTTTCCAGGGTTCGCTCAGCAGTGGAGGTAACGGTATTTTCACGGGGGACGGGGGCACGCTCACCACCATTGCGACCACAGGGAGTAGCTTCTCCAGTTTCGGGAACACCGCTTCGATCAATAGTGCGGGCACGGTGGCTTTTTCCGCCAATAGCGCAACGGGACAAGGTGTCTTCACCGGAGGCGGAGGAGCCCTCACCCCTATCGCCGACAACAGTGGTACCTTCCTATTCTTCAACACCAGCCCTGCCATCAACGACTCAGGAACAGTGGCTTTTGGCGCACTCTTTGGTATCGCTAACACCGGAATTTTCGCCGGGAATGGGGGAGTACTCACGACGATTGCGACCGACAGTGGCCCCTTCGCAGGATTTAGCAACACCGTCGCAATTAACAATTCAGGCACAGTAGCCTTCCGCGCACTGCTCGACGCCGGGGTCAATGGCGAAGGAATTTTTAGCGTGAACGGGGGAGCTACCACGACCATCGTCGATAACCTCAATGGCGCGTTCTCGAGCTTTGGTAACCCTTCTCTGAGCAGTGTGGGCTCGACCTCCTTTCTGGCTACGACTAGCACAGGCGCGGGCGTGTACAGCGTGAGTGGGGGGGCTCTGGTTACGATTGCAGACAATTTTAGTGCCAACACGCCTTTTCAAGGATTTGTCGGAGGGAATGGAACGGCGATCAATAGTTTGGGTACAGTAGCCTTTCGCGCCAATCTCAGAGGCGGTGGCGGCGGTATCTTTGTCGGCTCTGACCCCCTGACGGACTCGGTGATCCGCATTGGCGATGCCCTATTTGGCTCGACTGTGACCAACCTCCAACTGGGCTCACAAAGTCTGAATGACAACAATCAGCTCACCTTCCTCGCAACCCTGGCGGATGGTCGTCAGGTCTTAACCCGCGCGGATATTCCGAATACACAAACCGTACCTGAGCCAGCCTCGCTTGTGGGGATGGCGGCGCTAGGGCTGTGGGGTACTTTCGCTGCGCGTAAGAAGAAGTAG
- the minE gene encoding cell division topological specificity factor MinE, translated as MIMELLDKIFNREGKTSSRTQAKDRLKVVLAYDRTDISPQTMAKMREEILEVVGRYFELESESLEVQLDRDGTSTALIANVPIRRVKTSDSD; from the coding sequence ATGATTATGGAATTGCTCGATAAAATTTTTAATCGTGAGGGTAAGACCAGTAGTCGTACTCAGGCTAAGGACCGGCTCAAAGTGGTCCTTGCCTACGACCGCACGGACATTTCCCCGCAGACTATGGCTAAGATGCGCGAAGAGATCCTGGAAGTCGTAGGCCGCTATTTTGAGCTGGAATCAGAATCCCTCGAAGTCCAACTTGACCGCGATGGCACTTCCACCGCCTTGATCGCCAACGTCCCCATTCGCCGGGTCAAGACCAGCGACAGCGATTAA
- a CDS encoding alpha/beta hydrolase family protein: protein MRFLWRFFSSIDVTQLLLMLALALIGLGTLAWFNERKRRGVSADEPSFTYTLGPYTPAVVDNFVLKDPQRNRDIPLKIYYPRADGPFPVIFFSHGTGGSKDAFSHLSRFWASHGYVAIHPSHPGSDKETAQAEGVLALMETNKNPQQWVDRAQDIVFLLDSLAQLEHRVPQLRGRLDPERVGMAGHSFGAFTTLLLGGAKARTPRGRTVATPDARIRACLAISPQGMGKFGLYEHSWDQIKLPVLTVSGTRERGASWRQEPFEHMPPGDKFHLVIEGATHSSYNDYKAKRARGIDGRAVMYRTHLTLHRASLAFWDRYLKGENGTELQTFIQKTTQITITVK from the coding sequence GTGCGCTTTTTGTGGCGGTTTTTCTCCAGCATCGATGTGACCCAACTACTCCTGATGCTGGCGCTGGCCTTGATCGGGTTGGGCACCCTCGCTTGGTTTAACGAGCGCAAGCGCCGGGGAGTATCCGCCGATGAACCTTCTTTTACCTACACGCTGGGGCCATATACGCCCGCTGTCGTCGATAACTTTGTCCTCAAAGATCCCCAACGCAACCGGGATATCCCGCTCAAGATCTACTATCCCAGAGCAGATGGGCCCTTCCCGGTTATTTTTTTCTCCCATGGCACAGGCGGGTCCAAAGATGCCTTCTCGCACCTGAGCCGCTTTTGGGCCAGCCACGGCTACGTCGCCATCCATCCTAGCCACCCCGGGAGCGACAAAGAAACTGCCCAAGCGGAGGGAGTATTGGCCCTGATGGAGACCAACAAAAATCCCCAACAATGGGTTGACCGCGCCCAAGACATCGTTTTTTTGCTGGATTCGTTAGCACAGTTGGAGCACAGGGTCCCGCAGCTACGCGGACGCCTTGACCCCGAACGCGTGGGGATGGCGGGACACTCCTTCGGAGCCTTCACTACCCTTTTGCTGGGCGGGGCGAAGGCGCGGACCCCGAGGGGGCGCACCGTGGCGACCCCCGACGCGCGCATCCGTGCCTGTCTAGCTATCTCGCCTCAGGGGATGGGGAAGTTTGGCCTCTACGAGCATTCCTGGGACCAAATTAAGCTCCCAGTACTGACGGTGAGCGGGACGCGCGAACGGGGTGCCTCCTGGCGACAGGAACCCTTTGAACATATGCCCCCCGGCGATAAGTTCCATTTGGTGATCGAGGGAGCAACCCACAGTTCCTACAACGATTACAAAGCAAAGCGAGCGAGGGGAATAGATGGACGGGCGGTGATGTACCGCACCCACCTGACACTGCACCGGGCCAGTCTAGCTTTCTGGGACCGCTACCTCAAAGGCGAGAACGGGACTGAACTCCAAACTTTTATCCAGAAAACCACCCAAATTACCATCACAGTGAAGTGA
- the hpsJ-A gene encoding HpsJ-like protein, cyanoexosortase A-associated produces MKPLFIDNASWLRLCCRWVGSGILLLALMDLIALFTPPHFTDPVWELQLVGQLVERAPAPLLGLVLVFFAEATGRVKASLTVLSGLCILAGVLFLALVSLGTSATGRINSQNDQQVAAQYLQQVTQIQQRKNILNQATAKNLDEAFAVLNQRQSTGGAKNARDLKERMFSQLTQAEQTLRTQAQATRRGLKFELLKNALKWNLSAVIAGFVYLALGWFGFWRNRMAWNWSPSPFER; encoded by the coding sequence ATGAAACCACTTTTTATCGACAACGCTTCTTGGCTGCGCCTGTGCTGCCGTTGGGTGGGTTCTGGCATCCTCCTGCTCGCCCTGATGGACCTGATTGCGCTGTTTACGCCGCCACACTTCACGGACCCGGTCTGGGAACTACAACTGGTAGGTCAACTGGTCGAGCGGGCTCCGGCTCCTCTGTTGGGGCTGGTGCTGGTTTTTTTTGCAGAAGCGACGGGCAGAGTCAAGGCCAGCCTCACCGTCCTGTCTGGTCTATGTATCCTGGCGGGTGTCCTGTTTTTGGCCCTAGTCTCCCTGGGGACGAGTGCCACCGGGCGTATCAACAGCCAGAACGACCAGCAGGTTGCCGCTCAGTATCTCCAGCAGGTGACGCAGATCCAGCAGCGCAAAAACATCCTCAACCAAGCCACAGCCAAAAATCTGGATGAGGCTTTTGCAGTCCTCAACCAGCGGCAGAGTACAGGCGGGGCCAAAAACGCCCGAGACCTCAAAGAGCGCATGTTCTCACAACTGACCCAGGCTGAACAAACCCTCCGTACCCAGGCGCAAGCCACGCGGCGGGGGCTCAAATTTGAACTGCTGAAGAATGCCTTGAAGTGGAATCTCAGCGCGGTGATAGCGGGTTTTGTGTATTTGGCTCTCGGCTGGTTTGGCTTTTGGCGCAACCGGATGGCCTGGAACTGGAGCCCCAGTCCGTTCGAGCGGTAG
- the def gene encoding peptide deformylase yields MTMRIYTLGEPVLQQQADPVENIHAPSVQNLIDELIATLREANGVGIAAPQVGVSLQVLILASRPNLRYPHAPTMEPIAIINPRILDQAPATVWDWEGCLSVPDCRGLVLRSEWITVAYTNRAGSIEVATFRDFVARIFQHEYDHLTGKVFLDYQPKQVLNEVQYQAQIIGLPA; encoded by the coding sequence ATGACGATGCGCATCTATACATTAGGGGAACCAGTCCTCCAACAGCAGGCAGACCCGGTAGAAAACATCCACGCTCCTAGCGTGCAAAACCTGATTGACGAGCTTATCGCCACCTTGCGCGAAGCTAACGGGGTGGGCATTGCCGCGCCCCAAGTCGGTGTCAGCCTCCAGGTCTTGATCTTGGCCTCACGCCCCAATTTGCGCTACCCGCACGCCCCAACCATGGAGCCGATTGCCATCATCAACCCGCGTATCTTGGATCAGGCTCCGGCAACCGTCTGGGATTGGGAGGGTTGTCTGAGTGTGCCTGACTGTCGGGGGTTGGTGCTACGCTCCGAATGGATAACCGTCGCCTACACCAACCGAGCTGGATCGATTGAGGTCGCCACCTTCCGGGATTTTGTCGCCCGGATCTTTCAGCATGAGTACGACCATCTCACCGGCAAAGTTTTCCTAGACTACCAGCCCAAACAAGTGCTCAACGAAGTGCAATATCAGGCTCAGATCATCGGACTTCCCGCTTGA
- a CDS encoding metal ABC transporter permease has translation MVDFWQVLLKGWEFLTFPFTFDFIIRAFFSALIVGTLCAVTGSFLIVRRLSLLGLVVSNSVIPGVAIAFLLSVNIFAGGFVSGVLATLALSWLQLKTRIKEDAAMGIVMAVFFSLGIILITEIQKEKKVDLNEFLYGNILGITYPDLFTSLGIGIVALVVVYALFRQLLLLSFDPQWTEAVGLPANRLHYTLMGLISLTVVASMQSVGVVLTIALMIIPGATAYLITKRFPTMIKVAVGLGIVSSVLGLYISFYQDIPSGPAIVLVSAVLLVLTIFLGPLVRRLPWGALYQKIYGVVVLKDSSETVPAVEATTKREREISGR, from the coding sequence ATGGTTGATTTCTGGCAAGTTTTGCTCAAGGGCTGGGAATTCCTGACGTTTCCCTTCACCTTTGATTTTATTATCCGGGCCTTTTTCTCCGCCCTGATTGTCGGGACGCTCTGCGCGGTCACCGGCTCCTTCTTGATTGTCCGCCGCCTCTCTCTGTTGGGGTTGGTGGTCTCCAACTCAGTCATTCCGGGCGTGGCAATTGCCTTTTTGCTCTCTGTGAATATCTTTGCAGGCGGCTTTGTCTCGGGGGTCCTCGCTACTTTGGCGCTGAGCTGGTTACAGCTTAAGACCCGTATTAAAGAAGACGCCGCCATGGGCATTGTCATGGCGGTATTTTTCTCCCTGGGGATCATCCTCATAACCGAGATTCAAAAAGAGAAAAAGGTAGACCTTAACGAATTTCTCTACGGCAATATCCTGGGCATTACTTATCCTGACCTCTTCACCAGCTTGGGGATCGGCATTGTTGCTCTGGTCGTCGTCTATGCCCTATTCAGGCAATTGTTGCTGTTGAGCTTTGATCCCCAGTGGACAGAAGCAGTAGGCTTGCCCGCGAACCGGCTACACTACACGCTGATGGGGCTCATCTCGCTCACGGTGGTCGCTTCGATGCAGTCGGTGGGGGTCGTCCTCACCATTGCCCTGATGATCATCCCCGGAGCGACAGCCTATCTCATCACCAAGCGTTTCCCGACGATGATTAAAGTTGCTGTGGGATTGGGCATAGTCTCCAGCGTCCTCGGGCTCTACATCAGTTTCTACCAGGACATTCCTTCAGGTCCAGCGATTGTTCTGGTAAGCGCCGTGTTGCTGGTGCTGACTATTTTCCTGGGACCGTTGGTGCGCCGCTTGCCTTGGGGTGCACTCTATCAGAAGATCTACGGCGTGGTCGTGCTTAAAGACAGCAGCGAGACCGTCCCGGCGGTAGAAGCAACTACAAAACGAGAGCGCGAAATCTCGGGCCGTTAA
- a CDS encoding nucleoside 2-deoxyribosyltransferase, producing MSTPWIYLAAPLFTQAETAFNKNLAAVLRDEEYHVFLPQEECAGLSDPRDIFATCICGLEAASLVLVILDGADADSGSCFEMGFAFARDIPILGLRTDFRGTGDDGGLNLMLSRSCTHLILASFKPQPATDHVSYFQVAEDPLTQLLPALERLEGAQQARI from the coding sequence ATGAGTACTCCTTGGATCTACCTCGCTGCTCCTCTTTTCACCCAGGCAGAGACTGCGTTTAATAAAAATCTGGCTGCGGTGCTGCGCGACGAAGAATACCATGTTTTTCTGCCCCAGGAGGAATGCGCCGGTCTGAGCGACCCTCGGGATATTTTCGCCACATGTATCTGTGGGCTGGAGGCAGCTAGTTTAGTGCTTGTCATCCTGGATGGAGCGGATGCGGACTCCGGGAGTTGCTTCGAGATGGGGTTTGCTTTTGCTCGGGATATTCCAATTCTGGGCCTCAGGACCGACTTTCGTGGCACCGGGGACGATGGCGGGCTCAACCTGATGCTCAGCCGCAGTTGTACCCACCTGATCCTCGCTAGCTTTAAGCCTCAGCCCGCCACGGATCACGTCAGCTATTTCCAGGTAGCAGAAGACCCCCTGACCCAACTTCTACCCGCCTTAGAGCGTTTGGAAGGGGCTCAGCAAGCCCGCATTTAA
- the alr gene encoding alanine racemase encodes MLPKDHRAWVDVNTQALAHNIQCLQAWIGPQVALMAVVKADAYGHGAVAVSETALAHGVKWLGVATIEEGAELRRAGLTCPILLMGATNTPEEVEAVAHWQLQPTICTPRQALTYAQTLTQPLTVHLKIDTGMTRLGTRWEDALEFLRLVHHLPQIQVLGLYSHLATTSFVGGIAQQVERFEAVRIQAQAQGILPPLIHLSNSAGTLLCPSLHYDLVRVGIALYGLSPRPNLNHLPLQPVLAVKARITQVHRVPANTGVSYGHIFITERESTLATVAIGYADGLPRNLSGKIDVLIHGQRVPQVGAITMDQCVIDVTGISGVCEGDVVTFLGQEGEEVLCVETWADLLNTISFEILCGFKHRLPRLVTASASSAY; translated from the coding sequence ATGTTGCCAAAGGACCACCGCGCCTGGGTTGACGTGAACACTCAGGCTCTAGCGCACAATATTCAATGCCTCCAAGCGTGGATTGGCCCGCAAGTAGCGCTGATGGCGGTGGTCAAAGCAGATGCCTACGGCCACGGGGCGGTGGCTGTGAGTGAGACGGCCTTGGCTCATGGGGTGAAGTGGTTGGGGGTCGCCACGATTGAGGAGGGGGCTGAACTGCGTCGGGCGGGGTTGACCTGTCCGATTTTGTTGATGGGGGCGACGAACACGCCTGAAGAGGTCGAGGCGGTGGCCCATTGGCAGCTTCAGCCTACGATCTGTACGCCCCGTCAGGCCCTGACCTACGCCCAGACGCTCACCCAGCCACTGACAGTCCACCTCAAAATTGATACGGGCATGACCCGACTTGGAACCCGCTGGGAAGATGCCCTGGAATTTCTGCGTTTGGTCCACCACCTCCCGCAGATCCAGGTTTTGGGGCTCTATTCCCATCTCGCGACCACTTCTTTTGTGGGTGGGATTGCTCAGCAGGTGGAGCGTTTTGAAGCGGTGCGCATCCAGGCTCAGGCTCAAGGCATTCTGCCTCCGCTGATTCACCTGTCCAATTCGGCGGGGACCTTGCTCTGCCCCAGCCTGCACTACGATCTTGTCCGCGTTGGGATTGCCCTCTACGGCTTGAGCCCCCGGCCCAACCTCAACCACCTCCCCCTACAGCCCGTACTGGCAGTTAAAGCCCGCATCACACAGGTCCATCGGGTTCCGGCAAATACCGGCGTGAGCTACGGTCATATCTTTATTACCGAGCGCGAATCGACCTTAGCGACGGTCGCCATCGGCTATGCAGACGGTCTACCGCGCAATCTCTCCGGTAAAATCGACGTCCTCATCCATGGTCAACGGGTACCGCAGGTCGGGGCTATCACAATGGACCAGTGTGTTATTGACGTGACAGGGATTTCAGGCGTCTGCGAAGGGGATGTTGTTACGTTTCTGGGCCAAGAGGGCGAAGAGGTGCTGTGTGTAGAAACCTGGGCTGATTTGCTCAACACTATTTCCTTTGAGATCCTCTGCGGTTTCAAACACCGACTACCCCGCTTGGTGACGGCTTCGGCTTCTTCTGCGTATTGA
- the minD gene encoding septum site-determining protein MinD, translated as MSESGKVLVITSGKGGVGKTTTTANLGMALAAQGHSVALVDADFGLRNLDLLLGLENRIVYNILDVLSGDCRLEQALVRDKRQNRLALLPAAQTRDKNAITPDQTREITAQLAENFQYVLVDCPAGIEQGFRNAISGAHRAVVVTTPEVSAVRDADRVIGLLEAAGLKETELIINRLRPQMVKENNMMSVEDVLEILAIKLLGVVPEDEKVIVTTNRGEPIVLGETLSPAGQAYVNIARRIQGVSVPLMDLEGPAPNFLERLRNLFGRKN; from the coding sequence ATGAGTGAGTCGGGTAAGGTTTTGGTCATCACCTCTGGCAAAGGGGGCGTCGGCAAAACTACCACCACTGCCAATCTCGGTATGGCGCTCGCCGCCCAAGGTCACTCGGTTGCTTTAGTGGACGCGGATTTTGGTCTGCGTAACCTAGACCTGCTATTGGGGTTGGAGAATCGCATTGTCTACAACATCTTGGACGTCCTCAGCGGGGACTGCCGTCTGGAACAAGCTCTAGTCCGCGATAAACGCCAGAATAGGCTTGCTTTGCTCCCTGCTGCGCAGACCCGCGATAAAAACGCGATTACCCCCGACCAGACGCGGGAGATCACCGCCCAACTAGCAGAGAATTTCCAATATGTCTTGGTCGATTGTCCGGCGGGGATCGAGCAGGGCTTCCGCAATGCTATCAGTGGCGCTCATCGGGCTGTTGTCGTCACCACCCCGGAAGTCTCGGCGGTCCGGGACGCCGACCGGGTAATTGGTCTGTTGGAGGCAGCGGGGCTCAAGGAGACAGAACTCATCATCAATCGCCTGCGCCCACAGATGGTCAAGGAAAACAACATGATGTCTGTAGAGGACGTGCTGGAGATCCTCGCCATCAAACTCCTAGGGGTGGTGCCCGAAGATGAGAAAGTCATCGTGACTACCAACCGTGGCGAGCCCATTGTTCTGGGTGAAACCCTCTCGCCCGCTGGACAGGCGTATGTAAATATTGCCCGCAGAATTCAAGGTGTATCTGTACCCCTGATGGATCTAGAAGGCCCCGCGCCCAATTTTCTAGAACGCCTGCGTAACCTCTTTGGGAGGAAAAATTAG
- a CDS encoding TVP38/TMEM64 family protein, whose translation MKSWIKPLTLVLLFVGVLLAYYFTPVSQLLNKEAISNFLEQFGVWAPLGYLFLKTIFTAIGVPATILTLISGAVFGVAQGSVYSITGATIGSVGAFLIARYLARDWAQSKFAAGGKLTELDKGLKDNALWFVLSTRITPLFPFNVVNTLFGLTSVSLRNYTLGTFFGIIPGTIVYVWLGSSGQEALSGGSKWGVLGAFAALGILSLLPVLLGALNKNKQTSRKA comes from the coding sequence GTGAAATCTTGGATCAAGCCTCTCACCTTAGTCCTACTCTTTGTGGGAGTGTTGCTGGCCTACTACTTCACTCCTGTTAGCCAACTGCTTAACAAAGAAGCAATCTCTAATTTCCTTGAACAATTCGGTGTGTGGGCTCCGTTAGGGTACTTATTTCTCAAAACTATTTTCACGGCAATCGGTGTTCCGGCTACGATCTTGACGTTGATTAGCGGAGCGGTCTTTGGGGTCGCCCAAGGCTCAGTCTACTCTATTACCGGAGCAACTATCGGGTCTGTGGGTGCCTTTTTGATCGCTCGTTATCTGGCCCGTGACTGGGCACAATCCAAATTTGCAGCGGGCGGAAAATTGACTGAACTCGATAAAGGGCTCAAGGATAATGCCCTCTGGTTCGTGCTCTCCACAAGGATTACGCCGCTTTTTCCTTTTAATGTCGTCAATACTCTTTTCGGGCTGACCAGTGTCTCTTTGCGCAACTATACTTTAGGAACATTTTTTGGAATTATTCCAGGAACTATCGTCTATGTTTGGCTGGGCTCCAGTGGGCAGGAAGCTCTCTCTGGTGGCAGCAAGTGGGGCGTACTTGGTGCTTTTGCAGCGCTGGGTATCCTCTCTTTGCTACCGGTTTTACTTGGCGCATTAAATAAAAACAAACAGACTAGTAGAAAAGCTTAG
- the minC gene encoding septum site-determining protein MinC — protein MQTLPLEQQITFKGSAEGLRLLLPPVTPWEEVMQQLQQRLDAGERLWSGGVRVTLECQDRLVDAPQLEQIAQLLATQQLTLLKVITTRRQTAVAAAVAGLSVDQEAAKESPKSAWFEPLYLQQTVRSGVKVSHPGTVIVVGDVNPGAEILAHGDILVWGKLRGLAHAGVAGNERALIFSLHLAPTQLRIAEYLARAPEGPSPDLPEVAYVREESIHIALAVDLRAAQGQRRKSL, from the coding sequence ATGCAGACACTTCCCCTTGAGCAGCAAATTACCTTCAAAGGGTCCGCCGAAGGACTGCGCCTATTGCTGCCGCCCGTCACGCCGTGGGAGGAAGTGATGCAACAGTTGCAGCAACGCCTTGATGCTGGGGAACGCCTGTGGAGCGGGGGAGTTCGGGTCACGTTGGAGTGTCAGGACCGACTGGTGGACGCGCCCCAATTGGAGCAAATCGCCCAACTCCTGGCAACCCAACAGCTCACCTTGCTCAAAGTCATCACCACCCGCCGTCAAACTGCTGTTGCTGCCGCTGTCGCTGGATTGAGCGTGGACCAGGAAGCAGCCAAGGAGTCCCCTAAAAGCGCCTGGTTCGAACCGCTCTACTTGCAACAAACGGTGCGCTCCGGCGTCAAAGTCAGCCATCCCGGAACCGTAATTGTTGTAGGTGATGTCAATCCTGGAGCTGAAATTCTCGCCCATGGGGATATCCTGGTGTGGGGGAAGTTGCGCGGCTTGGCTCATGCTGGAGTGGCTGGGAATGAACGGGCGCTGATCTTTTCGCTGCATCTGGCTCCCACGCAGCTACGGATCGCGGAGTATCTTGCTCGTGCCCCTGAAGGCCCCTCCCCCGACCTGCCCGAGGTCGCCTATGTCCGCGAAGAAAGTATTCACATTGCCCTGGCAGTAGATCTCAGGGCAGCTCAAGGTCAACGGAGAAAAAGTCTATGA
- the psbA gene encoding photosystem II q(b) protein, whose protein sequence is MTSTLERRSSQGLWGQFCDWVTSTNNRIYVGWFGVLMIPTLLTAITAYVIAFVAAPPVDMDGIREPISGSLLYGNNLITGNVIPSSNAIGLHFYPIWEASSMDEWLYNGGPYQLIVFHFLIGIFCYMGRQWELSYRLGLRPWICIAYSAPLAAATSVFFIYPIGQGSFSDGMPLGISGTFNFMFVFQAEHNILNHPFHMLGVAAVFGGSLFSAMHGSLVTSSLVRETTYEESANNGYTFGQEEETYNIVAAHGYFGRLIFQYASFNNSRKLHFFLAAWPVIGIWCTALGICTMSVNLNGFNFNSSIVDAQGRVVYTWADIVNRANLGMEVMHERNAHNFPLDLASGKAIKVAG, encoded by the coding sequence ATGACCTCTACTTTAGAGCGTCGTTCCTCTCAGGGTCTCTGGGGCCAGTTTTGTGACTGGGTCACCTCCACCAACAACCGTATCTATGTGGGTTGGTTCGGAGTGCTGATGATCCCCACCCTGCTGACCGCCATTACTGCCTACGTCATCGCCTTCGTCGCTGCTCCTCCTGTGGACATGGACGGCATCCGCGAGCCTATCTCCGGCTCCCTGTTGTATGGCAACAACCTGATCACCGGCAACGTGATTCCTTCGTCCAACGCCATCGGCCTGCACTTCTACCCCATCTGGGAAGCTTCTTCCATGGATGAGTGGCTCTACAACGGCGGCCCCTACCAGTTGATCGTTTTCCACTTCCTGATTGGCATCTTCTGCTACATGGGCAGGCAGTGGGAACTGTCCTACCGGTTGGGTCTGCGTCCGTGGATCTGCATTGCGTATAGTGCCCCGCTTGCAGCGGCAACCTCGGTGTTTTTCATCTACCCGATTGGTCAGGGTTCTTTCTCGGATGGGATGCCCCTCGGGATTTCCGGGACCTTCAACTTCATGTTCGTGTTCCAAGCAGAGCACAACATCCTCAACCACCCCTTCCACATGTTGGGTGTAGCGGCGGTGTTCGGTGGCTCGCTGTTCTCTGCGATGCATGGTTCGTTGGTGACCTCTTCGCTGGTGCGTGAGACGACCTATGAAGAGTCAGCCAACAACGGTTACACGTTCGGACAAGAAGAAGAGACCTACAACATCGTGGCGGCGCATGGGTACTTCGGTCGTCTGATTTTCCAATATGCGAGCTTCAACAACTCGCGTAAGCTGCACTTTTTCCTGGCGGCATGGCCTGTCATCGGGATTTGGTGCACAGCTTTGGGGATCTGCACGATGAGCGTGAACCTGAACGGGTTCAACTTCAACAGCTCGATTGTGGATGCGCAGGGTCGGGTAGTGTACACCTGGGCGGACATTGTGAACCGTGCGAACCTGGGGATGGAAGTGATGCATGAGCGCAATGCCCACAACTTCCCTCTGGATCTTGCTTCTGGCAAAGCCATCAAAGTCGCTGGTTAA